The window GAGAGTCCGCTGTCCATACCGCAAGCGGCGTGGTAATCCGCTCGCGTCACGGTCTCGCGTGCGTGGGGGCTCGGCCGGCATCGCGTCCGGACGTGGGCTACGATGCACGCAGCACCCGGAATGAGCATGGTCGAAGAGGTGGACAGCGGGCGGTCGGCGGCGGAGCCGGCGTCCGCGAGCGGCGCCGCAGCGCGCGCCAAGCGCAACGACGAGCAGGGCATCGTCCGCGAGCTGAGCAAGACCGTCCGCAAGCGCGTCCGCGTCACGCCGCGCAAGGCGGTCGCGGCGATCGCCGCGGGCGCGAAGGGCCACAAGGACGCGAAGGGGAAGGAGAAGGCGCCGCCGCTGCCCGACTTCCCGCCCGAGCTCTACCTCAACCGCGAGCTCACCTGGCTCGAGTTCAACTGGCGGGTGCTGCACGAGGCGGAGGACAAGCGCGTGCCGCTGCTCGAGCGCGTCAAGTTCCTCGCCATCGTCAGCTCGAACCTCGACGAGTTCTTCATGAAGCGCATCGGCGGCCTGAAGCAGCAGGTCGCCGCGGGCGTGCGCGAGCCGACCGTCGACGGACGCACGCCGCAGCAGCAGATCCACGACTGCCTGAAGGTGGTCGCGGCGCTCGACGAGCGGCGCCAGGAGCTGTTCGTCGAGCTGATCCACAAGCTGCGCCAGCACGGCATCGTCCTGACCCACGTCCACAAGCTCGACGACAAGGACCGCGCGCAGCTGCGCGAGTGGTACGTCAAGAACGTCTACCCGCTGGTCACGCCGCAGGCGATGGACCCCGCGCACCCGTTCCCGTTCGTCTCGAACCTGTCGCTCAACCTGCTGGTGACGGTGCGCTACCCGAAGGACCCGCAGATCTCGCTCGCGCGGGTCAAGGTGCCGGTCGGCGCCGGCATCCCGCGGCTCGTGCGGGTCGGCGACCGCGACGTCTTCGTCACGCTCGAGGACGTCATGGCGGACAACCTCGACCTGCTGTTCCCGGGCATGGAGGTCGTCTCCACCGAGCTCTTCCGCGTGACGCGCAACGCCAACACCGAGCGCGACGAGGAGGACGCGGACGACCTCGTCGAGCTGATCGAGAACGAGCTGCGCGACCGCAAGTTCGCGCCCATCGTGCGCCTCGAGGTGGGCAAGGGGATGTCGCGCATGCACCGCGGCATGCTCGCCGCGGAGCTCGGTCTGCAGGAGGAGGGCGACGTCGTCGAGCGCTCGGGTCGGCTCGGGCTCGGCGACATGATGGAGCTCGCGACGCTCGACGTGCCGGCGCTGCGCGACCCCAAGCACCACCCGATCGACAACCCCGAGCTGACGCGCGGGCGCAACATCTTCCACGTCATCCGCGACGCGGGCTCGATCCTGCTGCAGCACCCCTACGAGTCGTTCACCTCGTCGGTCGAGCGCTTCCTCGCCGAGGCGAGCGAGGACCCGAAGGTGCGCGCGATCAAAATGACGCTCTACCGCACGTCGTCGGAGTCGCAGGTCATCGAGCACCTGATCAACGCGGCGTCGAACGGCAAGCAGGTCGCGGTGGTGGTCGAGCTCAAGGCGCGCTTCGACGAGGGCGCCAACATCCAGTGGGCGAACCGGCTCGAGGAGGTCGGCATCCACGTCACCTACGGCGTCGTCGGGCTGAAGACGCACTGCAAGGTGATCCTGGTCGTGCGTCAAGACTACGACGGGCTGCGGCGCTACAGCCACATCGGCACCGGCAACTACCACGCCGGCACCGCGCGCATCTATTCCGACCTGGGCCTCCTCACCTGCAACGACGAGATCGGCCAGGACCTGACCGAGCTCTTCAACTACTTGACGACGGGCTACAAGCCGCGGCGGAGCTACAAGAAGCTCCTCGTCGCCCCGACCGGCGTCAAGCAAGGACTGCTCGAGAGGATCCAGCGCGAGATCGCGCACCAGGCGGCCGGTCAGCAGGGGCTGATCCAGCTCAAGATGAACGCGCTCGAGGACGTCGACATCACGCGCGCGCTCTACCTGGCGTCGCAGGCGGGCGTGAAGGTCGACCTGATCGTGCGCGACACCTGCCGGCTGCGGCCCGGCATCCCGGGCGTGAGCGACAACGTCCGGGTGATCAGCATCGTCGGACGCTTCCTCGAGCACTCGCGGATCTTCTACTTCCGCAACGGAGGCGCGCCGGAGTACTACATCGGCTCCGCCGACGCGATGAAGCGCAACCTCGAGAGCCGCGTCGAGGTGCTCGCTCCGGTCGAGGACCCGCGTCTGCAGAAGGAGCTGCGCGCCATTCTCGATCTGCATCTCAACGATCAGCGCAACGCGTGGGAGATGCTGCCGGACGGGACGTACAAGCAGCGGCGCAAGCCGGGCAAGGAGCTCGGCTCGCACGAGCTGCTCATCGAGCGCGCGGAGCGCCGTCAGCGCGAGGCGACGCGGCTCAAGAAGCGCAAGCCCAAGGGCATCGCGCGCCGCCTCGCCGCCGCCGATTCGACGCAGGACATCTTCATCCTGCGGTAACGGCGACGCCGTTCGCGGTTCATCGCGGACGGCTACGACCCGGGCATGCGCTCGGGCCGCGAGCAGTGCTGCTCGCTGCGCCGGCAGAGCAACGGGCGCGCGCGCCGAAAAGCGACCGCGCCGCTTGACGCTCTTCCCGGGGCACGACCCTTGCTGTGCGTCGCGTCGACGCCGGACGCGACGCGCGCATCGCGGCCGTCGCGCCTCCGGCGTTCGGGGTGAATTTTATGATGGTACTCGACATGACCGAGCAGCTCGCGCCCGCGGTCTGGGCGCTGCTCGCGCTGTTCGCGCTCTCGGTCGTGGTGATCGCGTTCGCGGTCGCCGCGGCGCGTGGTCCGCGGATCGTGTGGCGGAGTGGGCAGGGGCAGGTGCCGCGCAGGCGCACGCGCCGTAGCGAGCGCGTGCGCCTGCGCGACGTGTCGTTGTCGCGCGCTTGAGCGTCAGCCAGGCGTGTTGCTGACCTCCTCGTACGGCCGGCAGGGCTGCGCCCGCAGCGACGGACACTGCGGCAGCGGCCCGATCGCCTCGAGGCCGGGCAGCACCGGCAGCACCACGCGCGAGGGCATCGCGCCGCCGCGCGCGATCGTGTTGATCACCTCGCCTTCTGCGGGCAGCGCGCGGAACTTCCAGAGCGCGCGGTCGCCGCCCGGCGCGCTGATCGAGATGCGGATGCGCGATCCGGCGCGGAAGGCGTGCGCGAAGGGGAAGAGCTCGACGCGCGCGAGCACGAACTCGCCCGGCACGAGCGGCGCCTCGTCCTCCTCGCGGTGCGTGTGCACCGGCCGCAGCTCGGTCGACTCCGGCGACTCGACGCGACGGCTCGCCCGCAGCCAGCCGCTCTGCACGTAGGTCTCGAAGCCGTCGGGGCGGATCTCGCTCAGCGTCACCTGCACGTCGGTGTCGATGGCGGTCGACGTCAACCACAGATCGATGCTGCCCGAGCCCGCCATGAGGACGTCCTCCTCGAGCGGCTCGGTCGCGTACGCGAGCGCGCGGCCGTCCGGCAGCGGCTGCCAGTGCCAGTCGGGGAGCGTGGTCCACTCGGTGCCCGGCGTGCGCAGCGACGTGCGCTGCGACGACGACGGATCGTAGATCCACGAGTCGGTGCCTTCCTGCGCGGGCGGCTCGGACACCAGGCGACCGCCCTCGTCGAAGTACCACGCGGTCGGCACGAGCTCCGGGATCGGCCAGGCGTCGAACTTCGCCTCGAACTGCGGAACCGGCGCGCCCGGCTCGTCGCCGCCGGCGCCGTTGTCGAACACGATGCGCACGCGCGGCTCGCTCTCGAACAGCGCCAGCGCCTCCTCGTAGCTCGACACGCCGGCGAAGCGGTCGGGCTCGAGCTCGAGCTCGCCCTCGGCGCGGAAGACCGAGTCGTTGATCGCGTCGAGGATCACCGGCAGCGCCGGCGAGCGCTGCGGCACGCGGCGCGCGACGTAGAGGTCGAGGAACTCCATCCAGCGGGAGAAGATGAACGGCGCGAGCGGCTCGGTGTGTCCGCCGTTGGTGATCGTGATGAACACCTTGTCGCTGCCGAAGCGGTCGAGCATGTTCGCGAAGTAGGAGCCGGTCTGCTCGTCCTGCCAGGCGCCGGCGAGGAACACCGGCACCTCGATGCGGTCGACGAACAGCGCCGGCGTCACCGGGTCGGCGACCTCCGGATGGTAGAACGAGTTGTCCTCGATCATCTGGATGATGTCGGGGGACTGATCGCGCAGCCGCTGGTTCGCGATGCAGATCTCGTCGCCCTCGTCCATGCGGCGCTGCGCCCAGCGCTGACCGCCCGGACGCGCTTCACGCTGACGCTCCTCGGCCCACGACGTCGCGAAGCCGTTGTTCAGGATGCCGCCCGGGTAGAGCACGCCGCGCCCGGTGTCGGAGATCACCGACAGCGGCGCGATCGCGGCGAGCCCCGGCGGCTGGAGCCGCGAGACGAAGAGCTGGCTGATGCCCGGGTACGAGATCCCGATCATGCCGACCTTGCCGTGCGCGACCCACGGCTGCGACGCGATGATCTCGACGACGTCGTAGCCGTCGGTCGACTGCAGCGTCTCGAAGAACTGGAACGCGCCGCCCGAGCAGCCGGTGCCGCGCATGTTGACGCCGACCACGGCGTAGCCGAGCGCGTACGCGATCAGGCTGCTCGGCTGCGGGGTGTCGGGATCGGCCGGCGAGTAGCCGGAGTACTCGATGAGCGTCGGGTACGGCCCGCCGTCGATCGGTCCCGGCAGGAGCACGTTGATCGCGAGCAGCGTCCCGTCGCGCGTCTCGATGTACTGGTAGCCCGGGCCCACCATCTGCGAGCTGTAGAAGGACGGGTCGGGGACCTCCTCGGGCGTGGTGATGGAGAACGGCTCGCTCACCATCGTCTGGCCGCCGACCGACGCGGTCACGCGGTAGCCCGGACCCGCCGGGACGTCGCGGAAGATCAGCGAGCCCTGCGCGTCCGCGGTGCCGGTCGCGACCACCGCACCCGAGCCGTCGACGAGCCGCAGCTCCATGCCGGGCTCGGCGTCGACCACGTACGCCTGCTCGACGCTGCCGCGCGCCGTGTAGGTCGCTGGGATGCTGCCCGGCGGCGTCGGCGCCGGGGTCGGGGTCGGGATCGGCCCGGCCGAGCTGCTCGAGTCGCCGCAGCCGGTGATGGCGAGCTGGTGCAGCGCCAGCACGGCGACCAGGGCGAGGGTCCGCAGATGGCGCAGGTGCAGGAGGGATCGCTGTGTCATCGAGAAAGGCTCCTTGCCGAAAAAGGCGCCAAACGTAAGGCGTTGCGTCGACGCTTGTCAACGCGGGAAAGACGCTGGCAGCGCGCGCACGATCCCTGATAAGGGACTCAAGCGAGCGCCCGACCGAGCCCTGTATCACGGAGTGGACCGCGTGACGAAGAACGGCCTGCTCGTCGCCGACAGCGACATGCACGTTTTCGAGCCGCCCGACCTGTGGCAGCGCTACATCGACCCCGCCTGGCGGCACGCGGCGCCGATCGGCCTCACCGAGCTGCGGCGCGACATGCGGGTCAAGGTGAAGTCGCACGTCCTGCTGCGGCTCGGCGCGGTGCGGCCGCTCGCCGTCGAGGGCGGCGCCGGGGCCTGGAAGGCCGAGCACGACGACGCCTACGCCGCGGCCGAGAAGCGTGGCTGGGATCCGACCTCGCAGCGCGAGGCGATGGACACGGAGGGCGTCGATCGCGCGGTGCTGTTCCCGACGCGCGGGCTCTTCGTGCTCGGGCTCGACAGCCCCGAGATGATGGGTCCGGACGGCCTCGAGGGGCCGCTCGCCGCGGCCATCGCGCGCGCCTACAACGACTGGCTCCACGACTTCCTGCGCGAGCTGCCGGGACGCGCCTACGGCGCGGCGATGATCGCGCCGCACGACGTGCCGGCGGCGGTCGCGGAGACCCGGCGCGCGGTCGAGAAGCTCGGCTTCAAGGCGATCTTCCTCTCCCCCGGCGCGGTCGGCCGCCGTCCCTGGCACCACCCGGCGTACGACCCGCTGTGGGCCGAGTGCGAGGCGCTCGGCGTCGCGGTCGCCTTCCACGGCGGCGGCCAGAACCACCTGAAGCCCGACTTCTCGCTCGAGATCTTCGACAAGCTGATGATGTGGCACACCTTCAGCCAGCCGCTCGGGGTCATGGCGGCCGCCGTGAGCCTGACGGCGGGCGGCGTGCTCGAGCGCTTCCCGCGGCTGCGGGTCGCGCTGCTCGAGGGTAACTGCTCGTGGGCGCCGTGGCTGTTCTACCGTCTCGACGAGCACTGGGAGTGGCTCGGCAAGACGGAGGCGCCGGAGCTGCGCATGAAGCCGTCGGAGTACTTCCTGCGCAACTGCTGGCTGTCGGTCGAGGCCGACGAGGAGCCCGTCAAGCAATACATCGAGCGCTTCGGCGACGACAACCTGGTGTTCTCGACCGACTACCCGCACGCCGATTCCAAGTACCCGCACGCGGTCGAGACCTTCCTGAAGCTGCCGCTGTCGGAATCCTCGCAGCGCAAGATCCTGTGGGACAACTGGAGCCGGCTCTACGACGTCCCGGCGTCCTGAGATAGGTTCGAGGGAGCGGAGGAAACGCCATGCGAGCGGAAGACCTGATCCTGGTGAGCGTCGACGATCACGTCGTCGAGCCGCCGGACATGTTCGAGCAGCACCTGCCCGTGCAGTACAAGGACAAGGCGCCGCGCGTGGTTCGCAAGAAGGACGGCAGCGACGTCTGGTGGTTCAACGGCCAGCAGGTGCCGAACATCGCGCTCAACGCCGTCGTCGGACGTCCGCCGGAGGAGTACGGCATGGAGCCGACGTCGTACGATCAGCTCCGCCCCGGCTGCTACGACGTGCACGAGCGCATCCGCGACATGAACGCGAACGGCGTGCTCGCGTCGCTGTGCTTCCCCTCGTTCCCGGGCTTCACCGGCATGAAGTTCGCGGAGCTCGCCGACAAGAACCTCGCTCGCGTCATGATCCAGGCGTACAACGACTGGCACATCGACGAGTGGTGCGGATCGTACCCCGGCCGCTTCATCCCGATGGCGCTGCCCATCATGTGGGATCCGACGCTGATGGCGGAGGAGGTGCGGCGCGTCGCGAAGAAGGGCTGTCACGCGCTCAGCTTCACCGAGAACCCCGAGCGTCTGAAGCTGCCGAGCTTCCACTCCGAGCACTGGGACCCGTTGTGGGAGGCGCTGTGCGACGAAGGCACGGTGCTGTGCGTGCACATCGGCTCGGGCGCCGGCATGCAGTTCAACTCGATGGAGGCGCCGGTCGACGTGATGATCACGACGACGCCGATGAAGATCGTCGACTTCGCGGCGGACGTGCTGTGGTCGCGCGTCCTGAAGACCTACCCGAAGCTGCGCATCGCGCTCTCCGAGGGCGGCATCGGCTGGATCCCGTACTTCCTCGAGCGCGCCGACTACGTGCACGAGCACCACCACGCGTGGACGCACCAGGACTTCGGCGGCAAGAAGCCGAGCCAGGTGTGGCGCGAGCACATGGTGACCTGCTTCATCGACGACCCGATCGGCGTCAAGAACAGACACGCCGTCGGCATCGACACCATCACCTGGGAGTGCGACTACCCGCACTCGGACACCACGTGGCCGCGCTCGCCGGAGATCCTGATGAAGAGCCTCGAGGGCGTGCCGGACGACGAGGTGAACAAGATCACGCACGAGAACGCGCTGCGCATCTTCCGCCTCGACGCCTTCAAGTACCGGCCGAAGGAGAAGTGCACGGCTGGCGCGCTGCGCGCCGAGTCGCCGGACGTCGATCTGTCGGTCCGCAGCGTCCGCGGCGGCAAGCCGCCCGCGACCGATCCGTCGCGACCGGTCACGACGGCCGACGTGATGCAGCAGCTCGCGGGCGCGTTCGCGGTGCCGGTCGAGGCCTAGCGTCGGGACGGCCGGAGCGTCAAAACAGAACGAGGCCGTACTCGCCGACGACGCGGTAGCCGAGCGCGTGGTAGGCGCGGCGCGCCGCCGCGTTCTCCTTCCCGGTGAAGAGGACCGAGCGCGTCGCGCCGGCGGCGCGGGCGTGCAGCAGCGAGCCCGCGACCACCGCCCGCGCGTAGCCGCGACCGCGCAGCGCGGGCGGCGTGAACACGCCGCCGATCTGCACGCAGTCGGGGAGCCGCGCGTTGAAGGCGCTGAACGCGACCGGGTCGCCGTCGCGCTCGAGCAGGAAGCAGCTCTCCTGTCGCAGCAGCGGCTCGATCTCGGCGGCGCTGCTCGCGTCGAGCTCGGGATCGTCCGCGGGGTGGCCGAGCAGCTCGACGCGGTACGCGCTGCGCCAGCGGACGACCAGCGCGCGGTCGTCTTCGCGCGCGACGCGCACGCGCAGCTCGCCGCGCGCGAGCGACGAGGGCACGACGAGCTCCGCGAGGTCGAGCGCGAAGAGGTCGTCGTGGCTCGTGCAGATCGCGGGCCGCTCCGTGACGCCGAGCGCTTCGCGCGCGGCGAGCACCTGGTCCCACTCGCCGACGATGCCGCCGAGCGGCCGTCCGGAGGACGCGACCGCGAAGCGCACGACGTCCGCGAGCGCGCGCGGCGCCTGCACGACGACGCTGCCGTTCCAGGCGTGCGCCGCGACCGCGACCAGCTCCGCGCCCTCGAACGCGCCGGCCCACGTCGCCTGGAACGGCTCGCTGCGGTCGACGAGCCCGCCCGCGCGCAGGTTCGAGCGCAGGAACAGCGACGCGTCCGCGTGGCGGGCGAGGAAGGCTTCGATCGTCGGCTCGTCGCCGGGCTCGAGCACGCGGACGCGAATCATCGCGCGAGTCTTCCTCGATCGAGCGCCCTGGTCTAGGAAGGACGTTTCCACGCTCGCGAGACGGCGGAGGGACGACGATGGCGACGCCCAGCAGAGCCGAGGTCGAGAGCGCGTTCCAGCGCTACCTGCAGCTCGGCGCGTTCGAGCGCAACTGGAACGCCTGGGCCGACCTCTTCACCGAGGACGCGTACTACTACGAGGTGCAGTACGGCACGTTCCGCGGCCGCGAGGCGATCCGCAAGTGGATCACCACGACGATGGCCGGCGTGCCCGACATGTACTTCCCGCCGCCCAAGTGGGTGATGATCGACGGCGACCGCGTCGCCTTCTGCATCGAGAACGTCTATCCGAACCCGAAGGACCCGAACGGGCCGCCGATCGGCTTCCCGACGTTCACCGTGCTGCAGTACCGCGACGGCCTGTGGTGCTCGGAAGAGGACTACTACGACGTGAAGGCGAGCGTCGCCGCGCGCGAGGCGTTCCGCGCTGCGGGCGGCAAGGCAGCGCCGCCGCTCGCGCGCTGACGGGAAGCAGCGCGACGGCTCGCGCGCCGACCTGCAGCGGGCGCCGACGCGCGAGCGCCCAGCCATGACGTCGCCGGCACGTCTGCTGCGGCGACGAGCGCGCCGAACGCACCGAGCGTCGCGGGCCGCGGATCCGGCGCGCGCACCCACTGACCGCGCGCTCTCTCGTTGAGCTCCCGCCACACCTCGTTCGGGTTGCCGTCGAACACTGGCCGCGCGTCGCCCGGGACGACGCTCCAGTCGCCGCGCGCGATCTCGTCGTCGAGCTGGCGCGGCGCCCAGCCGGCGAAGCCGACGAAGGCCCGGAAGCGGTCGCGCGGCCCCGGGTCGCGGATCACGCGGCGCAGGACGTCGAGGCTCGCGGTGACGAAGACGTCGTCGAAGATGCGCTGCGACTCCTCGGGCGCGTCGCCGCCGGTGCGCACCAGGAGCAGCATGCGGTCACGCCCGACCGGACCTCCGAGGAACACGGTCTCCGAGCGCTCGCGCAGCTCCTCGACGTCCGGCAGCAGGAGCGCGAGCTTGACGTCGGTCGGCCGGTTGATGACGACGCCGAGCGCGCCGTCGGCGTCGTACTCGAGCAGCAGAACGACCGTCTCGCGAAAATTCGGATCGACGAGGCGCTCGTTCGCGACCAGCAGCTTGCCGCGCGCGAGCGTCGGTCGCGGCTCGACCTCCGGTGCGGCGGCGGCGAGCGACGCCGCGAGCAGCGCCGTCACGGCGGCCGCGATCCCGAGCGGCGTCGCACGCGGCGTGGTCGCGCCCAGCTTCACGGTGGCCTCCGTCGTCGAAGCTACGCCGGCTCCGATGGTGCAGCAAGCGGCGCCCTTGTCAGCCTGCGTTGCGATCGCGACAATCGGCGCCGTGGCGAGCAAGGTCGGCAAGGTCCCGAGCAAGCGCATCTATCGCGTGCGCTTCATGAACGAGGGGCGGATCTTCGAGCTCTACGCGCGCGAGGTCGCGCAGGGGTCGCTGTTCGGCTTCATCGAGGTCGCGGACATCGTCTGGGGCAGCAAGTCCGACGTCATCATCGACCCTTCGGAGCAGGAGCTGCGCAACGAGTTCACCGGGGTGAGCCGCCTCTACGTGCCGCTGCACGCCGTGGTCCGCATCGACGAGGTCGAGAAGGGCGGCACCGCGAAGATCATCTCGCTGCCCGGGACGCAGACCAAGGCGACCGCGCCAACGGTGCCGATCTACACCCCGAGCGGCACCGGGCCGATCAAGCCGAAGTGACGAAGCGCTCTCGCGCCACCGCATAGCACGCGACCTTGCCGGCGCCGTCGGCGGCGCCCGGCGTCAAGCCGAGCCTCTCGCGCGCGCCGCAGGCCGCAGACGCCCGCCAAGCCGCCGCCGTCAGCTCGACGATCCGGAGCCCGAAGCCGGCGCGCGCGAAGTCGATCTCCTCGCGATCTCCTCCGCGCGTCGCTGCCGCGCACCGTGTTCCGGGCGTCCGGACGCCGCGATCGCCTCGCGGAGCGAAATCTCCCGACCCTGTTGTCCCGAATCCGGAATCGGGCTTAGGATGCCGCCCGTCTCGTTCTCGGCGCAACGGAAGCCACGGTGTCCAGGTCCTCGAGCCCGCACGACGGCGCACACACGACAGCGAGCTGCATGGTGCTCCGGCATGCCTTCTGACGCCATCGTTTACGTCGTCGACGACGACGCCTCCGTTCGCGACGCGCTCCGCTTTCTGGTCGAGTCGGTCGATCTCCGGGTCGAAGCTTGCGCGAGCGCGCAGGCGTTCCTCGAAGCGTACGACGGGAGCGCGCCCGGCTGTCTCGTGCTCGACGTCCGCCTGCGCGGCATGAGCGGTCTCGACCTGCAGGCCGAGCTCGGCCGGCGCGGCATCCAGATCCCGACCATCATCGTCACCGGACACGGCGACGTGCCGATGGCGGTGCGCGCGATGAAGATGGGCGCGAT is drawn from Candidatus Binatia bacterium and contains these coding sequences:
- the ppk1 gene encoding polyphosphate kinase 1, encoding MVEEVDSGRSAAEPASASGAAARAKRNDEQGIVRELSKTVRKRVRVTPRKAVAAIAAGAKGHKDAKGKEKAPPLPDFPPELYLNRELTWLEFNWRVLHEAEDKRVPLLERVKFLAIVSSNLDEFFMKRIGGLKQQVAAGVREPTVDGRTPQQQIHDCLKVVAALDERRQELFVELIHKLRQHGIVLTHVHKLDDKDRAQLREWYVKNVYPLVTPQAMDPAHPFPFVSNLSLNLLVTVRYPKDPQISLARVKVPVGAGIPRLVRVGDRDVFVTLEDVMADNLDLLFPGMEVVSTELFRVTRNANTERDEEDADDLVELIENELRDRKFAPIVRLEVGKGMSRMHRGMLAAELGLQEEGDVVERSGRLGLGDMMELATLDVPALRDPKHHPIDNPELTRGRNIFHVIRDAGSILLQHPYESFTSSVERFLAEASEDPKVRAIKMTLYRTSSESQVIEHLINAASNGKQVAVVVELKARFDEGANIQWANRLEEVGIHVTYGVVGLKTHCKVILVVRQDYDGLRRYSHIGTGNYHAGTARIYSDLGLLTCNDEIGQDLTELFNYLTTGYKPRRSYKKLLVAPTGVKQGLLERIQREIAHQAAGQQGLIQLKMNALEDVDITRALYLASQAGVKVDLIVRDTCRLRPGIPGVSDNVRVISIVGRFLEHSRIFYFRNGGAPEYYIGSADAMKRNLESRVEVLAPVEDPRLQKELRAILDLHLNDQRNAWEMLPDGTYKQRRKPGKELGSHELLIERAERRQREATRLKKRKPKGIARRLAAADSTQDIFILR
- a CDS encoding CocE/NonD family hydrolase, whose protein sequence is MTQRSLLHLRHLRTLALVAVLALHQLAITGCGDSSSSAGPIPTPTPAPTPPGSIPATYTARGSVEQAYVVDAEPGMELRLVDGSGAVVATGTADAQGSLIFRDVPAGPGYRVTASVGGQTMVSEPFSITTPEEVPDPSFYSSQMVGPGYQYIETRDGTLLAINVLLPGPIDGGPYPTLIEYSGYSPADPDTPQPSSLIAYALGYAVVGVNMRGTGCSGGAFQFFETLQSTDGYDVVEIIASQPWVAHGKVGMIGISYPGISQLFVSRLQPPGLAAIAPLSVISDTGRGVLYPGGILNNGFATSWAEERQREARPGGQRWAQRRMDEGDEICIANQRLRDQSPDIIQMIEDNSFYHPEVADPVTPALFVDRIEVPVFLAGAWQDEQTGSYFANMLDRFGSDKVFITITNGGHTEPLAPFIFSRWMEFLDLYVARRVPQRSPALPVILDAINDSVFRAEGELELEPDRFAGVSSYEEALALFESEPRVRIVFDNGAGGDEPGAPVPQFEAKFDAWPIPELVPTAWYFDEGGRLVSEPPAQEGTDSWIYDPSSSQRTSLRTPGTEWTTLPDWHWQPLPDGRALAYATEPLEEDVLMAGSGSIDLWLTSTAIDTDVQVTLSEIRPDGFETYVQSGWLRASRRVESPESTELRPVHTHREEDEAPLVPGEFVLARVELFPFAHAFRAGSRIRISISAPGGDRALWKFRALPAEGEVINTIARGGAMPSRVVLPVLPGLEAIGPLPQCPSLRAQPCRPYEEVSNTPG
- a CDS encoding amidohydrolase family protein, whose protein sequence is MTKNGLLVADSDMHVFEPPDLWQRYIDPAWRHAAPIGLTELRRDMRVKVKSHVLLRLGAVRPLAVEGGAGAWKAEHDDAYAAAEKRGWDPTSQREAMDTEGVDRAVLFPTRGLFVLGLDSPEMMGPDGLEGPLAAAIARAYNDWLHDFLRELPGRAYGAAMIAPHDVPAAVAETRRAVEKLGFKAIFLSPGAVGRRPWHHPAYDPLWAECEALGVAVAFHGGGQNHLKPDFSLEIFDKLMMWHTFSQPLGVMAAAVSLTAGGVLERFPRLRVALLEGNCSWAPWLFYRLDEHWEWLGKTEAPELRMKPSEYFLRNCWLSVEADEEPVKQYIERFGDDNLVFSTDYPHADSKYPHAVETFLKLPLSESSQRKILWDNWSRLYDVPAS
- a CDS encoding amidohydrolase family protein, translated to MRAEDLILVSVDDHVVEPPDMFEQHLPVQYKDKAPRVVRKKDGSDVWWFNGQQVPNIALNAVVGRPPEEYGMEPTSYDQLRPGCYDVHERIRDMNANGVLASLCFPSFPGFTGMKFAELADKNLARVMIQAYNDWHIDEWCGSYPGRFIPMALPIMWDPTLMAEEVRRVAKKGCHALSFTENPERLKLPSFHSEHWDPLWEALCDEGTVLCVHIGSGAGMQFNSMEAPVDVMITTTPMKIVDFAADVLWSRVLKTYPKLRIALSEGGIGWIPYFLERADYVHEHHHAWTHQDFGGKKPSQVWREHMVTCFIDDPIGVKNRHAVGIDTITWECDYPHSDTTWPRSPEILMKSLEGVPDDEVNKITHENALRIFRLDAFKYRPKEKCTAGALRAESPDVDLSVRSVRGGKPPATDPSRPVTTADVMQQLAGAFAVPVEA
- a CDS encoding GNAT family N-acetyltransferase, which gives rise to MIRVRVLEPGDEPTIEAFLARHADASLFLRSNLRAGGLVDRSEPFQATWAGAFEGAELVAVAAHAWNGSVVVQAPRALADVVRFAVASSGRPLGGIVGEWDQVLAAREALGVTERPAICTSHDDLFALDLAELVVPSSLARGELRVRVAREDDRALVVRWRSAYRVELLGHPADDPELDASSAAEIEPLLRQESCFLLERDGDPVAFSAFNARLPDCVQIGGVFTPPALRGRGYARAVVAGSLLHARAAGATRSVLFTGKENAAARRAYHALGYRVVGEYGLVLF
- a CDS encoding nuclear transport factor 2 family protein, whose protein sequence is MATPSRAEVESAFQRYLQLGAFERNWNAWADLFTEDAYYYEVQYGTFRGREAIRKWITTTMAGVPDMYFPPPKWVMIDGDRVAFCIENVYPNPKDPNGPPIGFPTFTVLQYRDGLWCSEEDYYDVKASVAAREAFRAAGGKAAPPLAR
- a CDS encoding YqgE/AlgH family protein, producing the protein MKLGATTPRATPLGIAAAVTALLAASLAAAAPEVEPRPTLARGKLLVANERLVDPNFRETVVLLLEYDADGALGVVINRPTDVKLALLLPDVEELRERSETVFLGGPVGRDRMLLLVRTGGDAPEESQRIFDDVFVTASLDVLRRVIRDPGPRDRFRAFVGFAGWAPRQLDDEIARGDWSVVPGDARPVFDGNPNEVWRELNERARGQWVRAPDPRPATLGAFGALVAAADVPATSWLGARASAPAAGRRASRRAASRQRASGGAALPPAARNASRAATLAFTS
- a CDS encoding DUF1820 family protein; amino-acid sequence: MASKVGKVPSKRIYRVRFMNEGRIFELYAREVAQGSLFGFIEVADIVWGSKSDVIIDPSEQELRNEFTGVSRLYVPLHAVVRIDEVEKGGTAKIISLPGTQTKATAPTVPIYTPSGTGPIKPK